GGCCGGGCTCTCGTTCTTCTACGGGACGTATCTGCTGACGGTCGCCCGCATTCCCATGTGACGCGCGCCGCCGCCTCGAAGGAGCGCGGCACGCGCCGGGGTCACCGGCCGGATCAGGCCTCGTCGTCGCCCGGCTTCTCGTCACCGGACTCGACGTCGGCCTCCAGGCCGAGCGCCTCGATGAGCCACTTGTCGAACTCGATCGAGGCCCGCACCCAGCTGACCGTGCTGGAGACGAAGTGCTCCAGCGACACACCGACGCCGATCAGCATCTGCGCCTCGCCGATGAGGCGGACGCCGCCGTCGTCGTTGGTGTGCGTGTACACCTTCGGCCACAGGGTGCGGCGGTTCCAGTCGTCGATGACCTCGAGGAGCTGGGCCTTCTCCTCGATGCCGTGCGGCCGGTCGTAGAAGGTCCGGACCGAGAAGACCTGCTGCTCCTCCTCGCCGCGGAACATGAAGTACGTGCGGAACTGCTCCCACGGCGCGGCGAGGTCGCCCTCGTCGTCGACGACGTACTTCAGCTCCATCTGCTCGAGGAGCTGCTTGACCAGGTCCTGGTCGGGGATGACGGGGCCAGTCGGGCCCGCCTCCTGCGGTTCGGGCTGGCCCCCGAAATTCGGAATCGAGGACGGGTCGATGCTCACCGTGAATTTCCCTTCGTACGGTTCTTGCCATCCTCCCCCACACCCGCCCCGTCACCGCAACCCCGTCAGCCCCCCGATCCTGTCGTGGCGGCCGGGGCGGCGGCCGAGGTGACGGTCAGCGAGGAGCCGTCCGGAGCGA
The window above is part of the Streptomyces syringium genome. Proteins encoded here:
- a CDS encoding YbjN domain-containing protein, with the protein product MSIDPSSIPNFGGQPEPQEAGPTGPVIPDQDLVKQLLEQMELKYVVDDEGDLAAPWEQFRTYFMFRGEEEQQVFSVRTFYDRPHGIEEKAQLLEVIDDWNRRTLWPKVYTHTNDDGGVRLIGEAQMLIGVGVSLEHFVSSTVSWVRASIEFDKWLIEALGLEADVESGDEKPGDDEA